The Coprobacillus cateniformis DNA window ATAAATGAAATGTATGAAAAAAGTCTTCAATAGATATAGGTGAATGAATAATAAATGTAATATATGGGTAATGAACTTTATAATTCATTAGATTTTATATACAGTGATACGTATATCTATTGTGACATCAAATTCACCTAAAGTATCTAAAACATATCTTCGTTCTTTTTTGATATGATAAAAATGTGGTGTCATTTTTAAGAGATTTAATGTATCTTCACGGTTCTTTAAATGAATTTTTTTGGTAAAGTCATAACTTTTAATGGTTTCAAATGGTAAACGAATATGTTCATCTGATTTTATTTTCACTTCATCATAAATCAATTCTTTAAATTCAACCAAATGTTTATTATTTGCTGTAACATGAATCATATAACCATTCTCTTTTAAACATCTTTTAATTTCTGACTCATTTACAACAGTAAATAAAGCAGTGATGACATCAAGTGAATGATCTTGAATAGGTAAATTCTTTGAATTACCAACAATCCAATAAATATCCTTTGTATATTTTGTAGCCATTTGAATTCCATCTTTAGAAATATCTAAACCATAGAAGGTGCAATCATCACCTAATTCTTGTTTCATACGATAAGTATAATATCCTTCACCACAACCTAAATCTAAAATATGCATATTAGGTTGATAATGATGACGAATATAAGAAACAACTTCATTGAGAATAACATCATAATAGCCTTGATTTAAGTAATTCTTACGACATAACAGACTTTCTTTATTATCACCAGGATTATTACATGATTTATCTGGATTTAATAAGAGATTAATATATTGATTTTTAGCAATATCATAACAATGATTTTGATTACATTTATACGTTTTTTCTTCTAATTGAAGTGTTTGATGACACTTCGGACAAGCTAATTTATGCATAGTCTCACTCCTTTTTAAGCATTATAACATGTTTACTTTTACTTGGGAATATTGGTATAATAGAAAAAGTGAAGGAGGTATGACTTATGGGATTATTTTCTAAGAAACAAAAGGTGGATTATGATGCTTTATTTAAAGAACAGTATAAGTCAGTAAATCAATTGACTATGCAGGCTCATAATGAATTAGATTATGTAATTAAGGAGTCATTATTTGAATTGATTGTTGAAAAGTATAATGAATTAATTACATTTATTGATCAAGGTGCTTCTTATGATAAAGCTCATTTTGAATCTTTAAGAGAAAATGCACAAAAAGAATTAAAAACACTTCAAGATATTAATAAGGATGAACTATGAATATTCGTATAATTCAGGTGATTTTAGATGTATTTGATCATTATGGTGAAAATATCCGTTTTGAAGAAGAGCGTTTTGAAGAAGCATTAAATGATGAAGCACCAGATTTATTAGATGAGTGTTTTTGGATTATCCGTGGTTTTCAAACTGGCATATATGATGCAATGATTTTTGATGAAGATATATATCGTAATGGATATGTCAAATACTTAATGGAGAACATAGAATGTGAAGAAAAAGAAGCTATCTTTATCGTGGCAGTTTTTGAAACAGTTATAACTGAGATTAGTTATTATTTTGAAATTCCTGATATGTTAAGTTTATTACAGGATGCATATGAACGTCAGGATTATCCTCAACTTGCTATTATTGCAAAAACGTATTTCCTAGGTTTTGGAGTTTCGCAGGATTATGAGAAGGCTTTTGAAATTTATTCATATCTTTATGGTCATGGGGATGATTGTGGTGCATATTATTTAGGGTTTATGTATGAACATGGATATGGTATTGAACAAGATATTGAAAAAGCAATGATGTACTATCATAGTCGTCAGGATGATTTAACTGATTATCGACTTGGTACGTTTTATATGTTAGGTCAGTATTTTGAATATGATGCTAAGAAAGCTTATGAGCACTTATCTAGAAGTCATCTTGAAGAGGCATACCTTTATAAAGGGCTGCTCTTAGAAGAACAAAGAAATTTTGCTGGAGCCTTTGAGGCTTATTTTGAAGGTGCACAATTGTTTCAGGTTGAGTGTCTGTATAGAGCTGCTTTATGTTTAAGAATGGGATTAGGTGTAGAGATAGATTTAAAGAAAGCTTATCACTATTTTGAATATGGGTACTTTTTTATGCACAAAGAGAGTACTTATCAATTATCAATGATGCTTTTTGATGGGCTTGTTGTTGAAAAAGATGAAAAGAAAGCTTTGTTATATTTACATCAGGCAGCTCAGTTAAGAAGTCGAGATGCATGTTTGTTATTGGGACAATTATATGAATTAGGAAGATATGTGAAAAAGGATCATCAAAAATCATTGGCTTATTATCAAGTCGCAAGTGAGATTTTGAATCAGTCAAATGAAAAGGAAAGTAGAGAAAATTATGAAAATATATAAAAAGAATGATGAAACATCTTACACTTTAGGCGTGTTTCCAACAATTGAATTATTAAAAAAAAGACCTCAAGATGTCATAAGAGTTGTTGTACATTCTTCTATTATTCAAAATAAAGGTTATCCATTAATTCAAGAACTGTGTCAACAATATCATATACATATAGAAATCCATGATAAGACAATAGATAAATTAAGTCCTAAAAACAATTGTTTTGCAATTGGTGTTTTTAAAAAATATTCAGATCAAATTCAGGAAGGAAATCATGTTGTTTTGGTAAACCCAATGGATATGGGAAATATGGGAACAATGATGAGAACTATGCTGGGGTTTGGATACCTTCATTTGGTTATTATACGTCCAGCAGTAGATATTTTTGATCCAAAAGTGATACGTGCATCTATGGGGGCTATTTTTCATCTCAATATACAGTATTATGATAATTTTGAATCATATTATCAAGAATATAAATATCATGAATTTTATCCATTCATGTTAAAAGGTGCCAAAAATATACATCAAATATCTACAAATAATGTTCATTCATTAGTGTTTGGGAATGAAAGCAGTGGTTTAGATGATACTTATTTGAATTATGGTCAGAGTGTTTTTATACCACATAGTGAAACTATTGATTCATTGAATTTATCAATGGCTTTAGGTCTTACACTTTTCCATTTTTCCAAAGAACAATTTCAAAGAAAAGAGGTACTAAGAGATAATGTATAATTTTGATAAAATTGTAAATAGAAGACAAACAAATAGTATTAAATATGATCGAGAAAAAGCTCAAGATACACGTATTATCCCTATGTGGGTTGCTGATATGGATTTTGAAACATTACCTGAAGTCAAACAGGTATTAATAAAAAGAGCAGAACATGGAATTTTTGGATATGCAGCACCAACTGACTCTTATTATCAATCAGTTATTCATTGGTTAGGGACGAGACATGATTTTCATGTAGAGAAAGATTGGATTATTCCTACACCAGGAATTGTAACAGCATTAAAATTGGCGGTGAGAGCTTATACAAAACCATCAGATAATGTAATGATTATGAAGCCTGTCTATTATCCATTTGATGCATCTATTCAATTGAATGGTAGAACAGTTATAGAATGTCCTTTATCTTTTAATGGAAAACAATATATATGTGATTTTGATGTTTTTGAACAGCAAATTGTGCAAAATAATGTAAAAATGTTTATTTTATGTCATCCTCATAATCCAATTGGAAGAGTCTGGTCAAGAAATGAATTATATCAAATAGGTATGATTTGTAAAAAACATCATGTTTATGTTGTAAGTGATGAAATTCATATGGACTTTGTTTATGGAGATAATCAACATATTGCTTTTTATAATGTTGATCAATCATTTAAAGATTTTACAATTATTTGTACATCACCATCAAAAACATTTAATTTGGCAGCTTTACAAACATCTAATATTATAATAGCCAATGAGGATATGAGAAAAAAATTTGTTGATGAAAAGATAGCATCAGGAATAAGTGATCCAAATATTTTTGGATTAGAAGCATGCATTGCTGCTTATACTTATGGGGCAAAGTGGGTTGATGAACTCTTAGTTTATTTACAAGGTAATATTGATTATATGAAAACTTTCTTTGCAGAACATCTTCCAGAAATTAAAGTGATTGATCCTCAAGGATTATATCTTGTTTGGGTAGATATGAGAAGTCTTGGTATGAATAATCAAGAACTGGAGGATTTTATGTTGAAGAAAGCACACCTATGGTTAGATGAAGGTTATATCTTTGGAACTGGTGGGGATGGCTTTGAAAGATTTAATGTTGCTTGCCCTAGAAGTGTTTTAAAACAGGCTTTGGAACAATTAGAGAGTGCTATAAAAGAAATAAAAGTTACTGTAAGGGCTTAAATCTATAAAAATAGTCAATAATTATGGAAATTTCAATGAAATCAGTGTATGATAGAGTTGTAAAAAATTGAAAAGGAGATTGTAAATATGGGATTAGTTTCAGCAACAGAAATGTTACAAAAAGCAAAAGCAGGACACTATGCTGTTGGTCAATTTAACATCAACAACTTAGAATGGACTAAATCAATTTTATTAACTGCAGAAGAATTAAAATCACCAGTTATTTTAGGAGTATCTGAAGGAGCTGCTAAATATATGACTGGATTTAAAACTGTTTCTGCTATGGTAAGTGCAATGGTAGATTCATTAGGAATTACTGTACCAGTTGCTTTACATTTAGATCATGGTAGTTATGAAGGAGCTAAAGCTGCATTAGAAGCTGGATTCTCTTCAATTATGTTTGATGGTTCTCATTATGGAATCGAAGAAAACATTGCCAAAACAAAAGAAATCGTTGAATTATGCCATGCAAAAGGTGTATCAGTTGAAGCAGAAGTTGGTTCAATTGGTGGAGAAGAAGATGGTGTTGTGGGTAAAGGTGAAGTTGCCGATCCTAAGGAATGTAAAATGATTGCAGATTTAGGAATTGATTTCTTAGCAGCAGGAATTGGAAATATCCATGGAAAATATCCAGCTAACTGGGAAGGTTTAGATTTTGAAGCATTAGATGCTATTCAAAAAGAAACAGGAACAATGCCTTTAGTATTACATGGTGGTACTGGTATTCCAGCAGATATGATTAAAAAAGCAATTACTTTAGGAGTATCTAAAATCAATGTAAATACTGAATGTCAATTATATTTCCAAGAAGCTACACGTAAATATATTGAAGCAGGTAAAGATTTAGAAGGTAAAGGATTTGACCCTCGTAAATTATTAGCACCAGGTGCTGCTGCAATTCAAGAATGTGTAAAAGAAAAAATGGAATTATTTGGAAGTGTAAATAAAGCATAATGAATGAGAAGTTCTTCGGAACTTCTTTTTTTCTTAAAACAAAAAACTATAAAACAAATTCTTATGATACCTACAGAGTGGGAAAAGAAAATGAAATATAGTTTTATTAACATTAACAATTGGATAGAAGAAATTTAAAGATTCTTTTTTTATTTTCACTACATGATTCTCTCTCGATTAAATAACAAGGTAACTGAATCCGCATAGGATTAGGGCAACTGTTATTTAAATATGAATAATACAATAATTTAGCACCTAATTGTCCCATTTCATAAGCGGGAGCATGAATTGTTGTTAACGGTAGGGAAGTGAAATTTGTTGCTTCAATATTATCGAATTCCATAATAGAAATATCTTCAGGAACTTTAATTTTACTATCAAGAAGAGCACGCAAGGCCCCTATAGCAATAGGATCACTAGCTGCGAAAATAGCATCAGGTAAATCATTTGATTGAATCATTTCAATCATCATTTGATATCCAGATTCACTTGTAAATTTATCTTCTCGTATATATTTTTGATATTCCATTTGGTAATTTTGACAATATTTTTCAAAAGAACTACGACGTACATCAAAATATGTATGATTATCATCACTTTGTTCAATACCTCCTAAAAAACCAATCTTCTTATGACCTAAAATATGAAAATAATCTACAACCTGTTTCATTGCATCATCAAAATCTAAGACAATACATGCTTCACTACAGGGATTTACTAAATCCATATCTAAAAGAACAAGATTCTTACATGAATTTTTTAATTTACGAATATATTCAATACTAAATTTCCCTAAACAGATAATACCACTAACATCATAAAAAGATTCAAAAAGATTAATATCATCTGAAAAAATACGTTTAACAGCAATTTGTTGAGATTTTAAGAAATTCTCTACGCCTTGTCTTAAAGCAAGATAATAAGGATCACATATTTCTTCTTGAATTGAATACCATTGTATAATCGCAAAAGTCGCTTTTGGACTTTTTTTAGGTTTAACAACATATTGTAATTGTTTAGCTGCTTCAAGAACAGTTTTTTGTATCTTCCGTAACACTCAACGTTTCATCATTATTTAAAATACGTGAAACAGTGGCTATAGATACATTTGCAAGTTGAGCTACGTCTTTTAATTTAGCCATTTATATCTTCTCCTATAATATATTAATTATATCATAATTTATAAAAAATACTATATTTTCATAAAACGACAGTAAAATTAACTAAAACTTAAGTGAAATAATAATAAAAATATTATTATTTTTAGTAAATATATTGACTTTTTAACTAGTCAAAGTATAATGAAATTGAAATAACATTGATTTAGAGGAGGTAAAATATGGTAAAAATTAGAAAAGTTTTATTTATGAGTTTAATTAGTAGTATGATTATTGGAATGTCGCCCTCGAATGTTTATGCGAGCGAAACGATTAATGCCAGGGTAGAAGCACGTTATAGTTCTAATCGTATTTCCTGGAATAATGTGAGTGGTCATGACAAATATAATGTTTATAAAGTTGGTGATGATGACACGAAACTTTCTCTTATAACAACAGTAACAGGTCAAGAATATATTGATGAAACTGCTGGAGTCAATACACAAGAAAGATACGTTATCAAATGTAATGATGATGAAAGTATTCAATCATCTATTGTTAAAGATTCATATAAGACTGGTATTGAAGCGGTGCAGGGACATGCCAGGGACGAAACAAATAATTTTCATGTTTCTTTATCAGGTGGAAAAGAAAAATTTGATGGGAATACGGTTCTTGAATTTTCTCATAATATTAGTTTATTACAAGAATTAAAGAAAGGGACAGTTTTAATTTCTTTTAAACCAGATGAAGAGAAGACTGTTAAAAATAGAGAAATTCTATTAAATATTAAAGATAAAAGTGCTGTAACAGCTAGTGGTCATTACGTGAATGATAGTTCAAATCCTGCTAATTGCATTAGTTTTATGCAAGGAACAAAAGATATAATAAGATATAATTTTAGTAGTACTGTTAAATATAGTCTAGAAGAAGCAATTGCTGAAAATGATTGGACTACTTATAGTTTATCGGTACAGACTGAAGGACAAAATTCTTATTTTAAAAATAGAGTAAATGGTGAAAAAAAGCAAACTCAATTTGACTATGATCATAATGGTAATTATTTGCTTAACTTTTTAAATAATAGTTCTATTACAAAATTAGACTATTTAACAATTGGAGGAGCTGTAAATAATGGTATAAAGGTAGCTAGATTTAAAGGTGAAATCGCTTATGTCACAATTACAGATGAAGTGATGTCCGACGAAGAAACAAAGGCTTATACAGCAGCTGTTACAGCCAAATTGAATAAAAATGTATCATTAGGGTCACAAATAAGCAATATGTTTAATAAAAATGCAGATAATACATGGTTGTTTGTTGGTGGTGAAGAGGTTCAGGGAAGTTATGATCAAGTTCAAGGCATGAGAAATTATGTGAGTCATTTTGAGGAATATATAAGATGGACCAAAACAAGTGATATTATTGAAAGAGAACGCTATGTAATGAATGCAGGGAGAAAAGGGCAAACATTAACAGATATAAATAATAATTTCGAATCATATAAAAATGAGTTTAATCCTAAAGCGATGGCCTATATGGTTGGAAAAGAGGATTATAGTCAAGATGATGTAAGTGGCTTTAAAGAAGCATTAAAAACGTTTATCAATTCATCTTTATCTTTGAAAAATAATCAAGGCTTTGCAGTCATCCAAAAACCACATACTGTTTATAATACACAAACAGATCAAGTAATTCAAAAATATTGTCAGGCAGTTGATGACGTTGTAGCAGAATTTACAACAGCAAAGAATGATCAAAGAATAGTTGTCGTTGATCATGATGTAACAGAAGATTCATTAAAAAATGGATTGTTAAATCAAAGTGGTCATTATAAAATCGGTGAACAATTAAGTGAGGCAACTATCGAAACAACAAGCCTTTATCCTTGTACAAAAGGTATTGATTTTAATCTTAAAAATATGAATACAGTAGAAACATATGCTCAAGACATTGTACCTAGTATTCAAAGTACTGATAATTCTTTAGAGGTTGAAATACCAGAATATAAAGATATTCAAGAATGGGTATATACTTTAACATTGAATGATAAAACGATAACTGATGAAGTCAATCATAAATTTAGTATTTCTTCATTGGAAAAAGGGACAGAATATAGTTTAAAAATTCAATCAAGAGATGGCAAAGTACAAATCAGAACAATGAGTGGTACTATTGGAAATGGTCAACAGGCAAGTGTAAAAAAACAAACATTAACAACTTTACAACAACAATTAAAAACAAAGATGGAAAATGATGATTCATTGACATGGTTGTTTATGGGTGATTCTATTACACATGGGGCTGCTTATACCCTAGGACAAGATACAGTTGCTCAATCATTTGAAAAATATTTAAAAGATGATTTAAAAAGAAGCAAAGATATAGTTATTAATACAGCTGTTTCAGGAGCAACAGTTAATGGAGCAAATGAAAAAGATACAGATAGTTCAACATTAAAACATATTCAAGCTAGGTTGAATGATTATAATCCTGATGTAATTTCTATTATGTTAGGAACAAATGATATAGTAAGAACAAGAGAATTTTATAAAACAAATTTAAAAACACTTGTTGATAAGGCAAAGGAAAAAACAGACATTGTTGTTTTAAGATCACCGTTACCAACACAATGGACGGATAGAGATCCAAAATGTAAAGAGTTTACAGAAGTTATGAAAGAAGTTGCATATGAAAGGGATTGTATTTTTATAGATCAGTATACGCCATTTTATGATATTGTGAGTAAATATCCATATATGTATCAAGATCAATATCATATTTATGGTGATAATTGGGCATTTACAAAAGGCGCACTTCATCCAGGCGCTAATGGACATTTAATGATGACACATCAATTTATTGAAGGAATTGGTATTCTAGATGAAGATACATTTATACCTAACACTTTTATAACAATGCCATTTAATACTGTAAAGAATACAACAACAAACTTACATTTTGATAAAACTAAAAATTCAATATCGTTTAATACAAATCAGTTAAGTGGAGTTAAAGATATAAAATTAACAGTTCAAATAGGAACAAAGACATATGAAACTGTTGGTGATGATGGCATATTAACTATTGATGGCTTGCCTTCTCATCAAGAATATAAAGTGTCAGTCTCTGGATGTAGTATTACAAAAGCAGAATTGATTTCTTATATATTACAGGATATTGAATTAACTGATAAAGAACAGTTAAATGAGTTGATTAAAGAATGTGATAAAAAAGATTTAAGCGAATATACAACAAGTTCAAAGGAAATATTTGAAGAAGCCTTAGCATCAGCTAAAACTGTTTATAAAAAAACAAATCCAACAATAAAAGAAATAGATGATGCAATGACTGCATTAAATGATGCTATTGAACAATTAGTGAAACCATCACAATTAGAAGTAGAATTAGATAATGATTTATTAGTAGATGATATAGATCAATTCAAATTAATGATTAGAAATGATGTAAAAGC harbors:
- a CDS encoding methyltransferase domain-containing protein: MHKLACPKCHQTLQLEEKTYKCNQNHCYDIAKNQYINLLLNPDKSCNNPGDNKESLLCRKNYLNQGYYDVILNEVVSYIRHHYQPNMHILDLGCGEGYYTYRMKQELGDDCTFYGLDISKDGIQMATKYTKDIYWIVGNSKNLPIQDHSLDVITALFTVVNESEIKRCLKENGYMIHVTANNKHLVEFKELIYDEVKIKSDEHIRLPFETIKSYDFTKKIHLKNREDTLNLLKMTPHFYHIKKERRYVLDTLGEFDVTIDIRITVYKI
- a CDS encoding tetratricopeptide repeat protein — its product is MNIRIIQVILDVFDHYGENIRFEEERFEEALNDEAPDLLDECFWIIRGFQTGIYDAMIFDEDIYRNGYVKYLMENIECEEKEAIFIVAVFETVITEISYYFEIPDMLSLLQDAYERQDYPQLAIIAKTYFLGFGVSQDYEKAFEIYSYLYGHGDDCGAYYLGFMYEHGYGIEQDIEKAMMYYHSRQDDLTDYRLGTFYMLGQYFEYDAKKAYEHLSRSHLEEAYLYKGLLLEEQRNFAGAFEAYFEGAQLFQVECLYRAALCLRMGLGVEIDLKKAYHYFEYGYFFMHKESTYQLSMMLFDGLVVEKDEKKALLYLHQAAQLRSRDACLLLGQLYELGRYVKKDHQKSLAYYQVASEILNQSNEKESRENYENI
- a CDS encoding TrmH family RNA methyltransferase; the encoded protein is MKIYKKNDETSYTLGVFPTIELLKKRPQDVIRVVVHSSIIQNKGYPLIQELCQQYHIHIEIHDKTIDKLSPKNNCFAIGVFKKYSDQIQEGNHVVLVNPMDMGNMGTMMRTMLGFGYLHLVIIRPAVDIFDPKVIRASMGAIFHLNIQYYDNFESYYQEYKYHEFYPFMLKGAKNIHQISTNNVHSLVFGNESSGLDDTYLNYGQSVFIPHSETIDSLNLSMALGLTLFHFSKEQFQRKEVLRDNV
- a CDS encoding MalY/PatB family protein, which codes for MYNFDKIVNRRQTNSIKYDREKAQDTRIIPMWVADMDFETLPEVKQVLIKRAEHGIFGYAAPTDSYYQSVIHWLGTRHDFHVEKDWIIPTPGIVTALKLAVRAYTKPSDNVMIMKPVYYPFDASIQLNGRTVIECPLSFNGKQYICDFDVFEQQIVQNNVKMFILCHPHNPIGRVWSRNELYQIGMICKKHHVYVVSDEIHMDFVYGDNQHIAFYNVDQSFKDFTIICTSPSKTFNLAALQTSNIIIANEDMRKKFVDEKIASGISDPNIFGLEACIAAYTYGAKWVDELLVYLQGNIDYMKTFFAEHLPEIKVIDPQGLYLVWVDMRSLGMNNQELEDFMLKKAHLWLDEGYIFGTGGDGFERFNVACPRSVLKQALEQLESAIKEIKVTVRA
- the fba gene encoding class II fructose-1,6-bisphosphate aldolase yields the protein MGLVSATEMLQKAKAGHYAVGQFNINNLEWTKSILLTAEELKSPVILGVSEGAAKYMTGFKTVSAMVSAMVDSLGITVPVALHLDHGSYEGAKAALEAGFSSIMFDGSHYGIEENIAKTKEIVELCHAKGVSVEAEVGSIGGEEDGVVGKGEVADPKECKMIADLGIDFLAAGIGNIHGKYPANWEGLDFEALDAIQKETGTMPLVLHGGTGIPADMIKKAITLGVSKINVNTECQLYFQEATRKYIEAGKDLEGKGFDPRKLLAPGAAAIQECVKEKMELFGSVNKA
- a CDS encoding substrate-binding domain-containing protein — protein: MLRKIQKTVLEAAKQLQYVVKPKKSPKATFAIIQWYSIQEEICDPYYLALRQGVENFLKSQQIAVKRIFSDDINLFESFYDVSGIICLGKFSIEYIRKLKNSCKNLVLLDMDLVNPCSEACIVLDFDDAMKQVVDYFHILGHKKIGFLGGIEQSDDNHTYFDVRRSSFEKYCQNYQMEYQKYIREDKFTSESGYQMMIEMIQSNDLPDAIFAASDPIAIGALRALLDSKIKVPEDISIMEFDNIEATNFTSLPLTTIHAPAYEMGQLGAKLLYYSYLNNSCPNPMRIQLPCYLIERESCSENKKRIFKFLLSNC
- a CDS encoding LacI family DNA-binding transcriptional regulator, yielding MAKLKDVAQLANVSIATVSRILNNDETLSVTEDTKNCS
- a CDS encoding GDSL-type esterase/lipase family protein encodes the protein MVKIRKVLFMSLISSMIIGMSPSNVYASETINARVEARYSSNRISWNNVSGHDKYNVYKVGDDDTKLSLITTVTGQEYIDETAGVNTQERYVIKCNDDESIQSSIVKDSYKTGIEAVQGHARDETNNFHVSLSGGKEKFDGNTVLEFSHNISLLQELKKGTVLISFKPDEEKTVKNREILLNIKDKSAVTASGHYVNDSSNPANCISFMQGTKDIIRYNFSSTVKYSLEEAIAENDWTTYSLSVQTEGQNSYFKNRVNGEKKQTQFDYDHNGNYLLNFLNNSSITKLDYLTIGGAVNNGIKVARFKGEIAYVTITDEVMSDEETKAYTAAVTAKLNKNVSLGSQISNMFNKNADNTWLFVGGEEVQGSYDQVQGMRNYVSHFEEYIRWTKTSDIIERERYVMNAGRKGQTLTDINNNFESYKNEFNPKAMAYMVGKEDYSQDDVSGFKEALKTFINSSLSLKNNQGFAVIQKPHTVYNTQTDQVIQKYCQAVDDVVAEFTTAKNDQRIVVVDHDVTEDSLKNGLLNQSGHYKIGEQLSEATIETTSLYPCTKGIDFNLKNMNTVETYAQDIVPSIQSTDNSLEVEIPEYKDIQEWVYTLTLNDKTITDEVNHKFSISSLEKGTEYSLKIQSRDGKVQIRTMSGTIGNGQQASVKKQTLTTLQQQLKTKMENDDSLTWLFMGDSITHGAAYTLGQDTVAQSFEKYLKDDLKRSKDIVINTAVSGATVNGANEKDTDSSTLKHIQARLNDYNPDVISIMLGTNDIVRTREFYKTNLKTLVDKAKEKTDIVVLRSPLPTQWTDRDPKCKEFTEVMKEVAYERDCIFIDQYTPFYDIVSKYPYMYQDQYHIYGDNWAFTKGALHPGANGHLMMTHQFIEGIGILDEDTFIPNTFITMPFNTVKNTTTNLHFDKTKNSISFNTNQLSGVKDIKLTVQIGTKTYETVGDDGILTIDGLPSHQEYKVSVSGCSITKAELISYILQDIELTDKEQLNELIKECDKKDLSEYTTSSKEIFEEALASAKTVYKKTNPTIKEIDDAMTALNDAIEQLVKPSQLEVELDNDLLVDDIDQFKLMIRNDVKAQAIIKEASDKGQKIVVKLAFVEQRQRARMRIENKLGIYSLKALLMVDDEEVYEFDNTNTLIKVTIDIPDQLLNDEVKSFYLVKNIEDEYPKVAFERNGNKITFNGQVGSQYSFIYEKKEDGVEEPSQDDNKPNHGNTNTQVDNNKQHSLFVNKVQTSDEYQSELYIVLLAAALIIPIILKKKEGITNEKESND